One window of Haloarchaeobius salinus genomic DNA carries:
- a CDS encoding TrkH family potassium uptake protein, whose translation MRVRVDWRASCSVVGSICKILTLPLAAPLVLALYDGTDVVPFLVAIGIAGVLGVGMERLSTERRVLSREAFLLVALAWLLVAVIGAIPLYLAGSGQFADPVDALFESMSGITTTGATVITDFDAHSRPVLLWRQVIQWLGGLGILIVATALLSRLGVGGAQLMETETQTQDVTKLTPQIERTARLIWTLYIGLTALAAVTYYALHVAGFAPEMTAFDAIAHALTSVSTSGFSPRAESVGAFSPAVQWAVIPFMAVGATSFVLIYTVVGGDLSRIRQSEEFRFYLAILVGISTVMVALLAVDTQFDGSTEETLRHGIFQTVSIVTTTGYASTDFELWSAPAKQILLLCMFVGGMSGSTTCSIKTVRWLVVLKAFRRDLFVAASPNAVRPVRLSGDVVDEETIRDVYAYTLVALVCFGLASVFVVVNSARAGHEVTELEALSVAASMFLNIGPAFGQAGPFGSYEAFPRSTKFVLVLVMWVGRIEIIPILVMLRRSFWTGG comes from the coding sequence ATGCGCGTCCGCGTCGACTGGCGTGCGAGCTGTAGCGTCGTCGGCTCGATCTGCAAGATACTGACGCTCCCGCTCGCCGCTCCACTGGTACTGGCCCTCTACGACGGCACCGACGTCGTCCCCTTCCTCGTCGCCATCGGCATCGCTGGCGTGCTCGGCGTCGGTATGGAGCGGCTCTCGACCGAGCGTCGCGTCCTGAGCCGCGAGGCGTTCCTCCTCGTCGCGCTCGCGTGGCTCCTCGTCGCGGTCATCGGCGCGATTCCGCTCTACCTCGCGGGCAGCGGCCAGTTCGCCGACCCGGTCGACGCGCTGTTCGAGAGCATGAGCGGCATCACGACGACGGGCGCGACCGTCATCACCGACTTCGACGCCCACTCCCGGCCCGTCCTCCTGTGGCGGCAGGTCATCCAGTGGCTCGGCGGGCTCGGCATCCTCATCGTCGCGACCGCCCTGCTCTCGCGACTCGGTGTCGGTGGTGCACAGCTGATGGAGACCGAGACGCAGACCCAGGACGTGACGAAGCTCACGCCCCAGATCGAACGCACTGCACGGCTCATCTGGACGCTCTACATCGGCCTGACGGCGCTCGCGGCGGTCACCTACTACGCGCTGCACGTCGCCGGGTTCGCGCCGGAGATGACCGCGTTCGACGCCATCGCCCACGCGCTCACCTCCGTCTCGACGAGCGGTTTCTCGCCCCGTGCCGAGAGCGTCGGCGCGTTCTCCCCGGCGGTCCAGTGGGCCGTCATCCCGTTCATGGCGGTCGGTGCGACGTCGTTCGTCCTCATCTACACGGTCGTGGGTGGTGACCTGAGCCGCATCCGTCAGAGCGAGGAGTTCAGGTTCTACCTCGCGATACTCGTCGGCATCTCCACGGTCATGGTCGCGCTGCTCGCCGTCGACACCCAGTTCGACGGCTCCACCGAGGAGACGCTCCGCCACGGTATCTTCCAGACCGTCTCCATCGTCACGACCACGGGCTACGCCTCCACGGACTTCGAGCTCTGGTCCGCGCCGGCCAAACAGATCCTCCTGCTCTGCATGTTCGTCGGCGGGATGTCCGGCAGCACGACCTGCTCGATCAAGACCGTCCGCTGGCTGGTCGTGCTGAAGGCGTTCCGACGGGACCTGTTCGTCGCCGCCTCGCCGAACGCCGTCCGGCCCGTCCGCCTCAGCGGCGACGTGGTCGACGAGGAGACCATCCGCGACGTGTACGCCTACACGCTCGTCGCGCTGGTCTGCTTCGGCCTCGCCTCCGTCTTCGTCGTCGTCAACAGCGCCCGCGCCGGCCACGAGGTGACCGAGCTCGAGGCGCTCTCTGTCGCGGCCTCCATGTTCCTCAACATCGGCCCTGCGTTCGGACAGGCCGGGCCGTTCGGCAGCTACGAGGCGTTCCCGCGCTCGACGAAGTTCGTGCTGGTGCTCGTGATGTGGGTCGGCCGCATCGAGATCATCCCAATCCTCGTCATGCTCCGGCGGTCGTTCTGGACCGGTGGGTGA
- the purD gene encoding phosphoribosylamine--glycine ligase, giving the protein MTETVLLVGGGGREHAIAHALDRSEERDEFEFYACAGNRNPGIAALTDGFETLDSSDTDAVVEYAESVGATLAVIGPEKPLAEGVVDALEDAGIYAFGPRQADARIETDKSFQREFMEAEGIPGCPDYAIFTDMELACEYIDEYDGDLAVKPAGLTGGKGVRVTGDQITKAEAKEYLRGSDYEKVVLEERLVGEEFTVQALVAGDDVLITPAVQDHKRAYEGDEGPNTGGMGSYTDAGFQLPFMTELHSFEALQILEATVDALEDYRGVLYGQFMLTEDGVKVVEFNARFGDPEAMNVLPILNTDFYEVLVGARDGGSRIPELDFQSRATVCKYAVPDGYPTEPQAGTRIEVDEESAAAAAADHDGDAFLFYASVDERDDGLYTTTSRSFAVVGVADTIAEAEAIAEDALAVAGEDGFHVRHDIGTEELVQSRIDHVEQLTE; this is encoded by the coding sequence ATGACAGAGACCGTGCTCCTGGTCGGCGGTGGCGGCCGCGAACACGCCATCGCACACGCGCTCGACCGCTCCGAGGAACGCGACGAGTTCGAGTTCTACGCCTGCGCCGGCAACCGGAACCCGGGCATCGCCGCCCTCACCGACGGCTTCGAGACGCTCGATTCGAGCGACACCGACGCCGTGGTCGAGTACGCCGAGTCCGTCGGCGCGACGCTCGCAGTCATCGGGCCGGAGAAGCCCCTCGCCGAGGGCGTCGTCGACGCGCTGGAGGACGCTGGCATCTACGCGTTCGGCCCGCGCCAGGCCGACGCCCGCATCGAGACGGACAAGTCGTTCCAGCGGGAGTTCATGGAGGCGGAGGGCATCCCCGGCTGTCCGGACTACGCCATCTTCACCGACATGGAGCTGGCCTGCGAGTACATCGACGAGTACGACGGCGACCTCGCGGTCAAGCCCGCCGGGCTGACCGGCGGCAAGGGCGTCCGCGTGACGGGCGACCAGATCACGAAGGCGGAAGCGAAGGAGTACCTGCGCGGGTCCGACTACGAGAAGGTCGTCCTCGAGGAGCGCCTCGTCGGCGAGGAGTTCACCGTGCAGGCGCTCGTCGCCGGCGACGACGTGCTCATCACGCCCGCCGTACAGGACCACAAGCGCGCCTACGAGGGCGACGAAGGGCCGAACACCGGCGGCATGGGCAGCTACACCGACGCCGGGTTCCAGCTCCCGTTCATGACCGAGCTGCACAGCTTCGAGGCGCTGCAGATCCTGGAGGCGACCGTCGACGCGCTGGAGGACTACCGCGGCGTCCTCTACGGCCAGTTCATGCTCACCGAGGACGGGGTGAAGGTCGTCGAGTTCAACGCCCGATTCGGCGACCCCGAGGCGATGAACGTGCTCCCCATCCTGAACACCGACTTCTACGAGGTGCTCGTCGGTGCCCGCGACGGCGGCTCGCGCATCCCCGAACTCGACTTCCAGTCCCGCGCGACGGTCTGCAAGTACGCCGTCCCCGACGGCTACCCGACCGAGCCGCAGGCCGGCACGCGAATCGAGGTCGACGAGGAGAGCGCGGCCGCCGCCGCGGCCGACCACGACGGCGACGCGTTCCTGTTCTACGCCTCGGTCGACGAGCGCGACGACGGGCTGTACACCACCACGTCGCGCTCGTTCGCCGTCGTCGGTGTCGCCGACACCATCGCCGAAGCCGAGGCCATCGCCGAGGACGCCCTCGCCGTCGCCGGCGAGGATGGGTTCCACGTCCGCCACGACATCGGCACCGAGGAGCTCGTCCAGAGTCGCATCGACCACGTCGAGCAGCTCACCGAGTGA